Proteins encoded in a region of the Streptomyces sp. NBC_01298 genome:
- a CDS encoding alpha/beta fold hydrolase, protein MKLRLPRRRRSRLLAGAAALAVVAGAGTLTATAAAGDTPAVHREDTVLDMPGAGIDISYFTDGEPGKDGAAKRPAVLLAHGFGGSKEDVRPQAERLARDGYAVLTWSARGFGRSGGKIGLNDPAYEVKDVSRLIDWIAARPGVRLDAKGDPRVGIAGGSYGGAVSLLAAGADPRVDAIAPSITYWNLADSLFPNGVFKKLWAGLFFTTGSAGGLQPGASGPGAAPRAAPAAPGCGRFQPELCAMYERVAVAGKPDPEARALLEARSPSAVGGAIKVPTLITQGQDDSLFPLDQADAMARAIAANGAPVSVDWAAGGHDGGMREADRVEDRVKTWFDRYLKDDTSVDTGPAFRVSRSGGIDSTDGQVTLRGASGSTYPGLLSGPREFALTGREQTFANPAGGAPPALSALPGIGGQLAALGGGLSLDFPGQNARFDSEPLTAETRITGTPTITLKVRSTAADGSAVLFGKVYDVSPDGRQQVLPSQLVAPVRVEGAQQDKTVELRLPAIDHAVEAGHRLRLVVAATDLGYASPAAPAAYTVSAQGPLAVPVAGGVRTASSGLPAWTWWMPLGAALLAAALVGIRRTGRGPGGGRAGGAQPDPALAGVPLEITGLTKRYAKAQDRYAVRDLSFRVEKGQVLGLLGPNGAGKTTTLRMLMGLISPDAGEIRVFGHQIRAGAPVLSRVGAFVEGAGFLPHLTGRANLELYWQATGRPAADSHMEEALEIAGLGDALERAVRTYSQGMRQRLAIAQAMLGMPDLLILDEPTNGLDPPQIREMRDVMIRYAAGGRTVIVSSHLLSEVEQSCTHLVVMDRGRLVQAGEVAEITGGGDVLLVSLAEPVDETVVGKVAALEGVESVARAEDGLLVRLDGASAAELIAELVRLEVPVSGVGPHRRLEDAFLTLIGGAA, encoded by the coding sequence ATGAAGCTCCGACTGCCCCGGCGCCGCCGAAGCCGCCTGCTCGCGGGCGCGGCCGCGCTCGCCGTCGTCGCGGGGGCGGGCACCCTCACGGCCACCGCCGCGGCCGGCGACACCCCGGCCGTGCACCGCGAGGACACGGTCCTCGACATGCCCGGCGCCGGCATCGACATCTCGTACTTCACCGACGGGGAACCAGGAAAGGACGGTGCGGCGAAACGTCCCGCCGTGCTCCTCGCCCACGGCTTCGGCGGCAGCAAGGAGGACGTGCGCCCGCAGGCCGAGCGCCTCGCCCGCGACGGCTACGCCGTGCTGACCTGGTCCGCGCGCGGCTTCGGCCGCTCCGGCGGAAAGATCGGGCTGAACGACCCCGCGTACGAGGTCAAGGACGTCTCCCGGCTGATCGACTGGATCGCCGCCCGGCCCGGGGTGCGCCTCGACGCGAAGGGAGATCCGCGCGTCGGCATCGCGGGCGGCTCCTACGGCGGGGCGGTCTCGCTGCTCGCGGCGGGCGCCGACCCGCGCGTGGACGCCATCGCCCCCTCCATCACCTACTGGAACCTCGCCGACTCCCTCTTCCCGAACGGCGTCTTCAAGAAGCTGTGGGCGGGCCTCTTCTTCACCACCGGTTCCGCGGGCGGGCTGCAGCCGGGGGCCTCCGGCCCGGGCGCCGCCCCGCGGGCGGCCCCGGCCGCGCCCGGCTGCGGACGCTTCCAGCCGGAGCTGTGCGCCATGTACGAGCGCGTCGCGGTGGCCGGCAAGCCCGATCCCGAGGCCCGGGCCCTGCTGGAGGCGCGCAGCCCCTCGGCGGTCGGCGGCGCGATCAAGGTGCCGACCCTGATCACGCAGGGCCAGGACGACTCCCTCTTCCCGCTGGACCAGGCCGATGCCATGGCCCGGGCGATCGCCGCCAACGGCGCGCCCGTCTCCGTGGACTGGGCGGCCGGCGGTCACGACGGCGGCATGCGCGAGGCGGACCGCGTCGAGGACCGGGTGAAAACCTGGTTCGACCGCTACCTCAAGGACGACACGTCCGTGGACACCGGCCCCGCCTTCCGCGTCTCGCGCTCCGGCGGCATCGACTCCACCGACGGCCAGGTCACGTTGCGCGGAGCGAGCGGCTCCACCTATCCCGGGCTGCTGTCCGGGCCCCGCGAGTTCGCCCTGACCGGCCGGGAGCAGACCTTCGCCAACCCGGCCGGCGGGGCTCCGCCCGCGCTGTCCGCGCTGCCCGGCATCGGCGGGCAGCTCGCCGCCCTCGGAGGCGGCCTCTCGCTGGACTTCCCCGGGCAGAACGCCCGCTTCGACTCGGAGCCGCTGACGGCGGAAACCCGGATCACCGGGACCCCGACCATCACCCTAAAGGTGAGGTCTACAGCTGCGGACGGTTCGGCCGTCCTGTTCGGCAAGGTGTACGACGTCAGCCCCGACGGGCGCCAGCAGGTACTGCCCAGTCAGCTGGTGGCCCCGGTCCGGGTGGAGGGCGCCCAGCAGGACAAGACCGTCGAGCTGCGGCTGCCCGCGATCGACCACGCGGTCGAGGCCGGACACCGGCTGCGGCTCGTCGTCGCCGCCACCGACCTCGGCTACGCCTCCCCGGCCGCGCCGGCGGCCTACACCGTCTCGGCGCAGGGCCCGCTGGCCGTGCCCGTCGCGGGCGGGGTGCGCACGGCGTCCTCCGGGCTGCCCGCCTGGACCTGGTGGATGCCGCTAGGGGCCGCGCTGCTGGCCGCCGCGCTGGTGGGCATCCGCAGGACCGGCCGGGGGCCGGGCGGAGGCCGCGCGGGCGGGGCGCAGCCCGACCCGGCGCTGGCCGGCGTACCGCTGGAGATCACCGGGCTGACCAAGCGCTATGCCAAGGCGCAGGACCGGTACGCCGTACGGGACCTGTCGTTCCGGGTGGAGAAGGGCCAGGTCCTCGGCCTGCTCGGCCCCAACGGCGCGGGCAAGACCACGACCCTGCGGATGCTGATGGGCCTGATCAGTCCGGATGCCGGGGAGATCCGGGTCTTCGGGCACCAGATCCGGGCCGGCGCGCCGGTGCTCTCGCGGGTCGGGGCGTTCGTCGAGGGTGCCGGCTTCCTGCCGCACCTGACCGGGCGGGCCAACCTGGAGCTGTACTGGCAGGCCACGGGCCGCCCCGCCGCCGACTCCCACATGGAGGAGGCCCTGGAGATCGCAGGGCTCGGCGACGCGCTGGAGCGGGCGGTGCGCACGTACTCGCAGGGCATGCGCCAGCGCCTCGCGATCGCGCAGGCCATGCTCGGCATGCCGGACCTGCTGATCCTCGACGAACCGACGAACGGTCTGGACCCGCCGCAGATCCGTGAGATGCGCGACGTGATGATCCGGTACGCGGCCGGCGGGCGGACGGTCATCGTCTCCAGCCACCTACTGTCGGAGGTCGAGCAGTCCTGCACGCACCTGGTGGTCATGGACCGCGGCCGGCTCGTCCAGGCGGGCGAGGTCGCCGAGATCACCGGCGGCGGGGACGTGCTGCTGGTGTCGCTCGCCGAACCGGTGGACGAGACGGTCGTCGGAAAGGTCGCCGCGTTGGAGGGAGTGGAGTCCGTGGCGCGCGCCGAGGACGGTCTGCTCGTACGGCTCGACGGTGCGAGCGCCGCCGAGCTGATCGCCGAACTCGTACGACTGGAGGTGCCGGTCTCGGGAGTGGGTCCGCACCGGCGGCTCGAGGACGCGTTCCTCACCCTGATCGGAGGCGCGGCATGA
- a CDS encoding aldo/keto reductase, whose product MRHLPLGSSGLQVSAIGLGCNNFGGRLDARATRAVVDAALDAGITLLDTADIYGGAGGSESHLGEALKGRRDQVVLATKFGYDGVDMGYGPAAGSRAGRAYIRRAVEASLTRLGTDHIDLYQLHSPDPAVPVAETLAALTELVTEGKIRYIGHSNFSGWQLAEAAHVARETGAAPFVSAQNEWSLLQRSAERELVPAALHYGVGVLPYFPLANGLLTGKIRRGAPVPAGSRLEGRDAYLTDERLDIVEALAVLAEKHGRTVLELAIGWLSAQPGCASVIAGATSAEQVRANAAVADRPLDAELLAEVDAVAEAAAG is encoded by the coding sequence ATGCGCCATCTCCCCCTGGGCAGTTCAGGTCTTCAGGTCTCGGCCATCGGGCTCGGCTGCAACAACTTCGGCGGCCGCCTCGACGCCCGGGCCACCCGTGCCGTCGTCGACGCCGCACTCGACGCGGGCATCACCCTCCTCGACACCGCCGACATCTACGGGGGCGCCGGGGGCTCCGAAAGCCACCTCGGCGAGGCCCTCAAGGGGCGTCGGGACCAGGTCGTCCTCGCCACCAAGTTCGGCTACGACGGCGTGGACATGGGCTACGGACCCGCCGCCGGCTCCCGGGCCGGCCGCGCGTACATCCGGCGCGCGGTCGAAGCGTCCCTGACCCGTCTGGGGACCGATCACATCGACCTCTACCAACTCCACAGCCCCGACCCGGCCGTTCCCGTGGCCGAGACGCTCGCCGCGCTCACCGAACTCGTCACCGAGGGCAAGATCCGCTACATCGGACACTCCAACTTCAGCGGATGGCAGCTCGCCGAAGCCGCCCATGTGGCCCGCGAGACCGGCGCGGCGCCCTTCGTGTCGGCCCAGAACGAATGGTCGCTGCTCCAGCGGTCGGCGGAGCGCGAGCTCGTCCCGGCCGCCCTCCACTACGGCGTGGGCGTGCTGCCGTACTTCCCGCTGGCCAACGGGCTGCTCACCGGGAAGATCCGCCGGGGCGCGCCGGTCCCCGCGGGTTCCCGCCTCGAGGGCCGCGACGCCTACCTCACCGACGAGCGCCTCGACATCGTGGAAGCCCTGGCGGTGCTCGCCGAGAAGCACGGGCGCACCGTGCTGGAACTCGCCATCGGCTGGCTCTCCGCCCAGCCCGGCTGCGCCTCCGTCATCGCCGGCGCCACCTCGGCCGAGCAGGTACGGGCCAACGCCGCCGTCGCCGACCGGCCGCTCGACGCCGAACTCCTCGCGGAGGTCGACGCCGTCGCGGAGGCTGCCGCCGGCTGA
- a CDS encoding ATP-dependent DNA ligase translates to MLLAEVARVSREVAETSARSGKTALLAELFAAAPREEAALVVSYLAGRLPQGRPGIGWRALAAESEPAAEPTLTVTAVDEAVTRLAAVSGTGSQAERRRILDALLGAATAAEQRFLRGLLGGEVRQGALDAVALEGVAAAAGVPAAELRRAAMLDGSLPRVAAAVLADGAAALRGITLRVGQPVQPMLANTAKSVAAALAALGPCAVEEKLDGIRVQVHREGDDVRLYTRSLDEITDRLPEVAELARTFPGDRFILDGEVIGRSAADGRPVPFQEVASRVGSRADVEAARRTLPVGPYFFDVLVAGDRVLLDLPVRERYAELAALVPEEFRVGRLVVEDPRARAAEAEEFWARTLSRGHEGVMCKALDSAYAAGRRGKHWLKVKPVHTLDLVVLAVERGHGRRTGLLSNLHLGARTPDGGYAMLGKTFKGLTDEMLRWQTERLGELAVEDDGHTVRVRPELVVEIAYDGLQRSPRYPAGVALRFARVLRHRPDKRAQDADTVETVLAGPPGPGDPT, encoded by the coding sequence ATGCTGCTGGCCGAGGTCGCGCGCGTGTCACGGGAGGTCGCCGAGACCTCCGCCAGGTCCGGGAAGACGGCCCTGCTCGCGGAGCTGTTCGCCGCCGCGCCCCGGGAGGAAGCGGCGCTGGTCGTCTCCTACCTCGCCGGCCGGCTTCCACAGGGCCGCCCGGGGATCGGCTGGCGCGCGCTCGCCGCGGAGAGCGAACCGGCCGCCGAGCCCACCCTGACCGTGACCGCCGTCGACGAGGCCGTGACCCGGCTCGCCGCCGTGTCCGGGACCGGCTCCCAGGCCGAACGCCGCCGGATCCTGGATGCCCTGCTCGGCGCCGCCACCGCGGCCGAGCAGCGGTTCCTGCGCGGTCTGCTCGGCGGGGAGGTGCGCCAGGGCGCGCTCGACGCCGTGGCTCTGGAAGGAGTGGCCGCCGCGGCGGGGGTGCCCGCCGCCGAACTGCGCCGGGCCGCGATGCTCGACGGCTCCCTGCCCCGGGTCGCGGCGGCCGTGCTCGCCGACGGGGCGGCGGCCCTGCGCGGGATCACCCTGCGCGTGGGACAGCCCGTACAGCCCATGCTGGCGAACACCGCCAAGTCGGTGGCGGCGGCCCTGGCCGCGCTCGGGCCGTGTGCCGTGGAGGAGAAGCTCGACGGGATCCGGGTGCAGGTGCACCGCGAGGGGGACGACGTACGGCTGTACACGCGCTCCCTCGACGAGATCACCGACCGGCTGCCGGAAGTGGCCGAGCTGGCCCGGACCTTTCCGGGGGACCGGTTCATCCTCGACGGGGAGGTCATCGGACGCTCCGCGGCGGACGGTCGGCCGGTGCCGTTCCAGGAGGTGGCGAGCCGGGTCGGCTCCCGAGCCGACGTCGAGGCCGCCCGGCGGACCCTTCCGGTGGGCCCCTACTTCTTCGACGTACTGGTGGCGGGGGACCGCGTACTCCTCGACCTGCCGGTGCGCGAACGGTACGCGGAGCTCGCCGCCCTGGTACCGGAGGAGTTCCGGGTCGGGCGGCTCGTGGTCGAGGACCCGCGGGCGCGGGCGGCCGAGGCGGAGGAGTTCTGGGCGCGGACCCTGAGCCGGGGGCACGAGGGCGTGATGTGCAAGGCCCTCGACTCCGCCTACGCGGCCGGGCGGCGCGGCAAACACTGGCTCAAGGTGAAACCGGTGCACACCCTGGACCTGGTGGTGCTCGCGGTCGAACGGGGCCACGGCCGCCGCACCGGCCTGCTGTCCAACCTCCACCTCGGCGCCCGGACTCCCGACGGCGGCTACGCGATGCTGGGCAAGACCTTCAAGGGCCTGACCGACGAGATGCTGCGCTGGCAGACCGAGCGGCTCGGCGAGCTCGCGGTCGAGGACGACGGACACACGGTCCGGGTGCGCCCCGAACTGGTGGTGGAGATCGCCTACGACGGCCTGCAGCGCTCCCCGCGCTACCCGGCCGGGGTCGCCCTGCGCTTCGCCCGGGTCCTGCGCCACCGCCCCGACAAGCGGGCGCAGGACGCGGACACGGTGGAGACGGTGCTCGCGGGCCCGCCCGGACCCGGCGACCCGACCTAG
- a CDS encoding substrate-binding domain-containing protein: protein MRPHVDQRQARVLALVRERGTARVADLAGELGISPVTLRRDVEAMAARGEIQRMHGVISRLGSDPAGAEPGAAAGTGAGTERGAAGPVIGMVVPTTEYYFADVVRGAREVVEARGARLAVGLTRYLAGEDRTQADRLLSTGADGLLLTPTWQAGTPGPGEGAWTAELPVPTVLVERWAPPGHPAASLDRVASDHADGAARAVRHLADLGHKRIALASRETPTSGRLRTGFAAAVATLGLEPAPAWPATGAASSAAAGTAAGAASLAEAEAFARTLDYLCAAVAEGGVTAALIHSDTDAIMLIPRLQARGVRVPEDLAVITYDDEVAELADVPLSAVAPAKREVGARAAGMLLDRLEDRAAGREGPRQHLDLLPRLTVRP, encoded by the coding sequence TTGAGACCACATGTCGACCAGCGCCAGGCCCGAGTTCTCGCCCTCGTCCGGGAACGGGGCACTGCCCGTGTCGCGGACCTCGCCGGAGAGCTCGGCATTTCCCCCGTGACCCTGCGGCGGGACGTAGAGGCGATGGCGGCGCGGGGCGAGATCCAGCGGATGCACGGGGTGATCAGCCGGCTGGGGTCCGACCCGGCGGGAGCGGAGCCGGGCGCCGCAGCAGGCACGGGCGCCGGCACGGAGCGCGGCGCCGCCGGGCCGGTGATCGGGATGGTCGTACCGACCACCGAGTACTACTTCGCGGACGTCGTCCGGGGGGCCCGTGAGGTGGTCGAGGCGAGGGGCGCGCGGCTCGCCGTAGGGCTGACCCGGTACCTCGCGGGCGAGGACCGCACACAGGCGGACCGGTTGCTTTCGACGGGGGCCGACGGGCTGCTCCTGACCCCGACCTGGCAGGCCGGAACGCCCGGACCCGGCGAAGGGGCGTGGACGGCCGAACTGCCGGTGCCCACCGTCCTGGTGGAGCGATGGGCGCCGCCGGGGCATCCGGCGGCCTCCCTGGACCGGGTGGCCTCCGACCATGCCGACGGCGCGGCGCGGGCCGTGCGGCACCTGGCGGACCTGGGCCACAAGCGGATCGCGCTGGCCAGCCGCGAAACCCCGACGTCGGGCCGGCTGAGGACGGGCTTCGCGGCGGCTGTGGCCACCCTCGGGCTGGAGCCCGCTCCGGCGTGGCCCGCCACCGGGGCCGCCTCGTCCGCTGCCGCGGGCACGGCGGCCGGGGCGGCGTCGCTCGCGGAGGCGGAGGCCTTCGCGCGGACCCTGGACTACTTGTGCGCGGCGGTGGCCGAGGGTGGCGTGACCGCCGCCCTGATCCACAGCGACACGGACGCGATCATGCTGATCCCGCGGCTCCAGGCGCGGGGGGTGCGGGTGCCGGAGGACCTGGCGGTGATCACGTACGACGACGAGGTGGCCGAGCTGGCCGACGTGCCCCTGTCGGCGGTGGCCCCGGCCAAGCGGGAGGTGGGGGCTCGGGCGGCCGGGATGCTGCTGGACCGGCTGGAGGACCGCGCGGCGGGGCGGGAGGGGCCGCGGCAGCATCTGGACCTGCTTCCCCGGCTGACTGTCCGCCCGTAG
- a CDS encoding carboxymuconolactone decarboxylase family protein has protein sequence MRIDIPEGQHPIEYVWGDLVPGIGMAAANFSLSVYAHTTLGLREFEAARLRVAQINGCVFCLDWRTDRDGEKVEDEFPEAVTDWRTTDRFDERTRLAAEYAERYCLDHHGLDEEFWDRMTARYSQVEIVELTMSIGSWLAFGRLNHVLGLDSVCVLPGH, from the coding sequence ATGAGGATCGACATACCCGAAGGCCAGCACCCCATCGAGTACGTGTGGGGCGACCTGGTCCCCGGCATCGGCATGGCCGCCGCCAACTTCTCCCTCTCCGTGTACGCCCACACCACCCTGGGGCTGCGGGAGTTCGAGGCGGCGCGGCTGCGCGTGGCCCAGATCAACGGCTGCGTCTTCTGCCTGGACTGGCGCACCGACCGGGACGGGGAGAAGGTCGAGGACGAGTTCCCCGAGGCCGTCACCGACTGGCGCACCACGGACCGCTTTGACGAGCGGACCCGGCTGGCGGCGGAGTACGCGGAGCGGTACTGCCTGGACCACCACGGCCTGGACGAGGAGTTCTGGGACCGGATGACGGCCCGCTACAGCCAGGTGGAGATCGTGGAGCTGACGATGAGCATCGGCTCCTGGCTGGCCTTCGGCCGGCTCAACCACGTGCTCGGCCTGGACAGTGTCTGCGTGCTGCCGGGTCACTGA
- a CDS encoding carbonic anhydrase: MDRAGLPPRRLVLTGGLTAAAALLAGCSAKSTPKATTAAPEPRPSTPEGAYSRLMEGNKRWVSGSLNHPDRDPGRRELVAQAQDPFGVILACIDSRVPPELLFDTGLGDLFVLRTGGQAVGPVVTGSVEFGPMTAGTPLILVLGHQRCGAVDASYKALRDGDPLPGNLRAIERALVPAYELTVKDPGSDPVDTMIRHQIKVTADELRANADLAPLVKKGSLAVVGAYYSLDTGQVEILTGAPTGTASASPSASTSAGASGSASPSPSESASASASASASASPSESASASPSPDAS, translated from the coding sequence ATGGACAGAGCAGGACTTCCGCCGCGCAGGCTCGTACTGACGGGTGGCCTCACGGCCGCCGCCGCCCTGCTCGCGGGATGCTCGGCGAAGAGCACCCCGAAGGCGACGACGGCCGCGCCCGAGCCCCGGCCGAGCACCCCCGAGGGGGCGTACAGCCGCCTGATGGAGGGCAACAAGCGCTGGGTGAGCGGCAGCCTCAACCACCCCGACCGGGATCCGGGCCGCCGTGAGCTGGTGGCGCAGGCGCAGGACCCCTTCGGCGTGATCCTGGCCTGCATCGACTCCCGGGTGCCGCCGGAGCTGCTCTTCGACACCGGGCTCGGCGACCTGTTCGTGCTGCGCACGGGCGGTCAGGCGGTCGGCCCGGTGGTGACCGGGTCGGTGGAGTTCGGGCCCATGACGGCGGGCACCCCGCTGATCCTGGTCCTCGGGCACCAGCGCTGCGGAGCCGTCGACGCCTCGTACAAGGCGCTGCGGGACGGCGACCCGCTGCCCGGCAACCTGCGGGCGATCGAAAGGGCGCTGGTGCCGGCCTACGAGCTGACGGTCAAGGACCCGGGCTCCGACCCGGTCGACACGATGATCCGCCATCAGATCAAGGTGACGGCGGACGAGCTGCGGGCCAACGCGGATCTGGCGCCCCTGGTGAAGAAGGGCTCGCTGGCCGTGGTCGGCGCCTACTACTCGCTGGACACCGGCCAGGTGGAGATCCTGACCGGGGCCCCGACGGGCACGGCTTCCGCCAGCCCGTCGGCCAGTACGTCGGCCGGCGCCTCGGGGAGCGCCTCGCCGAGCCCGTCGGAATCGGCATCGGCATCTGCGTCCGCGTCCGCCTCCGCGTCCCCCTCGGAGTCCGCTTCCGCGAGTCCGTCGCCCGACGCCTCCTGA
- a CDS encoding NAD(P)H-dependent amine dehydrogenase family protein → MISTVVWGTGNVGRLAIRAVEAHPALKLAAVIVHNPEKVGRDAGELGELDYEMGVAATDDIEAVLAARPQAVVYAASGDIRPDDALADITRAIRSGAVVVSPALYPLYDYRSAPPEFLDPVTAAVAEGGGSLFASGVDPGWGNDVLPLLLSGLGTRIDVIRCQEIFDYSTYDQPDSVRYLIGMGQPMDYEPMMLMPSIPSMVWGGQIRMMARALGVELDDIRETVERRALDTTVTTRAMGEFEGGTQGAIRFEVQGIVEGEPRIVIEHVTRIHASCAPDWPSPPDGGDGAHRVIIEGRPHIEVTIEATDEGENRSAGGNATAVGRLVGAIDWLVEAEPGLYDALDVPLRPAVGKLGRKLS, encoded by the coding sequence ATGATTTCCACGGTTGTCTGGGGTACCGGCAACGTCGGCCGTTTGGCCATCCGTGCCGTAGAGGCCCATCCGGCGCTGAAGTTGGCCGCCGTCATCGTCCACAATCCAGAGAAGGTCGGCCGCGACGCCGGTGAACTCGGCGAACTCGACTACGAGATGGGCGTAGCGGCCACCGACGACATCGAGGCGGTCCTCGCGGCCCGACCGCAGGCGGTCGTCTACGCGGCGTCCGGCGACATCCGCCCCGACGACGCGCTCGCCGACATCACCCGGGCGATCCGCTCCGGGGCCGTCGTCGTGAGCCCCGCCCTCTATCCGCTCTACGACTACCGCAGCGCCCCACCGGAGTTCCTCGACCCGGTGACCGCCGCGGTCGCGGAGGGCGGCGGCTCGCTCTTCGCCTCCGGCGTCGACCCCGGCTGGGGCAACGACGTGCTCCCGCTGCTGCTCAGCGGCCTCGGCACCCGGATCGACGTCATCCGCTGCCAGGAGATCTTCGACTACTCCACCTACGACCAGCCGGACTCCGTCCGCTACCTCATCGGCATGGGCCAGCCCATGGACTACGAGCCGATGATGCTCATGCCGTCCATCCCGAGCATGGTGTGGGGCGGGCAGATACGGATGATGGCCCGCGCGCTGGGCGTCGAACTCGACGACATCCGCGAGACGGTGGAGCGCCGCGCCCTCGACACCACCGTCACCACGCGCGCGATGGGGGAGTTCGAGGGGGGCACCCAGGGCGCCATCCGCTTCGAGGTGCAGGGGATCGTCGAGGGCGAACCCCGCATCGTCATCGAGCACGTCACCCGCATCCACGCCTCCTGCGCCCCCGACTGGCCGAGCCCGCCCGACGGCGGGGACGGCGCCCACCGGGTGATCATCGAGGGCCGCCCGCACATCGAGGTCACCATCGAGGCCACCGACGAGGGCGAGAACCGCTCCGCCGGCGGCAACGCCACCGCCGTCGGACGCCTCGTCGGGGCCATCGACTGGCTGGTGGAAGCCGAACCGGGGCTCTACGACGCCCTGGACGTCCCCCTGCGCCCCGCCGTCGGCAAACTCGGAAGGAAACTGTCATGA
- a CDS encoding helix-turn-helix domain-containing protein yields the protein MTTGPAPGEAADPDPATDAELPTVAPRLRDLRRRAGLTLEAAAARARLSPAHLSRLETGRRQPSLPLLLGLARTYGTTVSELLGETPAAADPIVRAGGPGAREADGWTYWQAGGSGRGMQALRVHVPYGRSQGELVRVHPGEEWLYVLQGRLRLHLGETEHLLEPGDSAHFDSLTAHRIGAASAAGAELLFVHTLLQSSLAGLCLGGGTGTTTHHR from the coding sequence ATGACAACCGGTCCTGCCCCCGGCGAAGCAGCCGACCCAGACCCCGCCACCGACGCCGAGCTGCCCACCGTGGCCCCGCGGCTGCGCGATCTGCGCCGCCGGGCCGGACTCACCCTGGAAGCCGCCGCCGCCCGGGCCCGGCTCTCGCCGGCTCACCTGTCGCGGCTGGAGACCGGCCGCCGCCAGCCCTCGCTGCCCCTGCTCCTCGGACTCGCCCGCACCTACGGCACGACCGTCTCGGAACTGCTCGGGGAGACCCCGGCCGCAGCCGATCCCATCGTACGGGCCGGCGGCCCCGGCGCCCGTGAGGCGGACGGCTGGACGTACTGGCAGGCCGGCGGCTCCGGCCGCGGAATGCAGGCGCTGCGCGTGCACGTCCCCTACGGGCGCAGCCAGGGCGAGCTGGTCCGCGTACATCCCGGGGAGGAGTGGCTGTACGTGCTCCAGGGGCGGCTGCGGCTGCACCTGGGGGAGACCGAGCACCTGCTGGAGCCCGGGGACAGCGCCCACTTCGACTCGCTCACCGCGCACCGGATCGGCGCCGCCTCGGCCGCCGGGGCGGAGCTGCTGTTCGTCCACACCCTGCTGCAGAGCAGCCTCGCCGGCCTGTGCCTCGGCGGCGGGACCGGCACGACCACACACCACCGATAG
- a CDS encoding DUF6126 family protein: MPDTQHTPEAQQTQQMPEAQQPQQPRQKQQSKFPRGLIIRLIAYLFVGHLFAFFVYLLFVLGAQNQ; encoded by the coding sequence ATGCCCGATACGCAGCACACGCCGGAGGCGCAGCAGACGCAGCAGATGCCGGAGGCGCAACAGCCCCAGCAGCCCCGGCAGAAGCAGCAGTCGAAGTTCCCGCGCGGTCTCATCATCCGGCTCATCGCCTACTTGTTCGTAGGCCATCTCTTCGCGTTCTTCGTCTACCTGCTGTTCGTGCTGGGTGCGCAAAACCAGTGA
- a CDS encoding ABC transporter permease, whose translation MNTVTDVNAGSGPGSGSPANGDVTPDGIGREVAHGYRANRTLPLRVEALRQWRRRRTLVMGGILAALPFILMIAFAVGGGPGSRSGGDGRITLIDTATASGANFAATCLFVSAGFLLVVPVALFCGDTVASEASWSSLRYLLASPVPRARLLWSKLVVALGFSLAAMVLLPLVALAAGTAAYGWGPLELPAGGSLPAGDTVGRLAIAVAFVFVSQLVTAGLAFWLSTRTDAPLGAVGGAVGLTIVGNVLDAVTALGSWREFLPAHWQFAWADALQPQLEWGGMIKGTVVSVSYAVVLFALAFRGFARKDIVS comes from the coding sequence ATGAACACCGTGACGGATGTGAACGCGGGCTCCGGCCCGGGCTCGGGCTCGCCCGCGAACGGCGACGTGACGCCGGACGGCATCGGCCGCGAGGTCGCCCACGGCTACCGGGCGAACCGGACGCTGCCGCTGCGCGTGGAGGCGCTGCGGCAGTGGCGCCGGCGGCGGACGCTGGTGATGGGCGGGATCCTGGCCGCGCTGCCCTTCATCCTGATGATCGCCTTCGCGGTGGGCGGCGGCCCGGGCAGCCGGAGCGGCGGCGACGGCCGGATCACCCTGATCGACACGGCGACGGCTTCGGGCGCGAACTTCGCGGCCACCTGCCTGTTCGTGTCGGCCGGGTTCCTGCTGGTGGTGCCGGTGGCACTGTTCTGCGGGGACACGGTGGCCTCGGAGGCCAGCTGGTCCTCGCTGCGCTACCTGCTGGCCTCCCCCGTACCCAGGGCCCGGCTGCTGTGGAGCAAGCTGGTGGTGGCCCTCGGGTTCAGCCTGGCCGCGATGGTGCTGCTGCCGCTGGTGGCGCTCGCCGCGGGTACGGCGGCCTACGGGTGGGGGCCGCTGGAACTCCCCGCGGGCGGCTCGCTGCCGGCCGGGGACACGGTCGGGCGGCTCGCGATCGCCGTGGCGTTCGTCTTCGTGTCGCAGCTGGTCACGGCCGGGCTGGCGTTCTGGCTGTCGACGCGGACGGACGCGCCGCTGGGCGCGGTGGGCGGGGCGGTCGGGCTGACGATCGTCGGCAACGTGCTGGACGCGGTGACGGCGCTGGGGTCCTGGCGGGAGTTCCTGCCGGCGCACTGGCAGTTCGCCTGGGCCGACGCCTTGCAGCCGCAGCTCGAATGGGGCGGGATGATCAAGGGGACCGTGGTGTCGGTGTCGTACGCCGTGGTGCTGTTCGCGCTCGCGTTCCGCGGGTTCGCGCGCAAGGACATCGTGTCCTGA